In a single window of the Pantanalinema sp. genome:
- the mutY gene encoding A/G-specific adenine glycosylase: protein MASKTPSFQPIPLSPGRASVLAADLLAWFEANKRPMPWRETRDPYRIWVSEVMLQQTQVATVIPYYDRFMRRFPSVEALASAPIDDVLKHWEGLGYYSRARNLQKAAREIVAGHQGIFPEDYDAIRALPGIGDYTAGAVASIAFDLPRPAVDGNVFRVLSRLFLVEDDIARPQSRKRFEDLTARLIPTGGARWFNQALMELGATVCTPRQAACASCPLAALCGAKAAGRVEELPVKSKKAPPRPVTFAVGLIADPLGRLLIIRRPTKGLLGGLWEFPTFELLAEVEPATGLALAWSERFGPGLAAVTPLVTVSHQFTHLSAVYRAFTAHPAAGAVLPGETDDRRWVHPEGLEAFAFPQAQLKILAALEAPRQLGLGLTDLA from the coding sequence ATGGCCTCGAAAACACCTTCCTTCCAACCGATCCCGCTGTCGCCCGGGCGCGCGAGCGTGCTGGCGGCCGATCTGCTCGCCTGGTTCGAGGCGAACAAGCGCCCCATGCCGTGGCGCGAGACGCGCGATCCGTACCGGATCTGGGTGTCGGAGGTCATGCTCCAGCAGACTCAGGTGGCGACGGTCATCCCCTATTACGACCGCTTCATGCGGCGCTTCCCGTCGGTCGAGGCGCTCGCCTCGGCGCCGATCGACGACGTCCTGAAGCACTGGGAGGGCCTCGGCTACTACTCGCGGGCGCGCAACCTCCAGAAGGCCGCCCGGGAGATCGTGGCCGGGCACCAGGGGATCTTCCCCGAGGACTACGACGCCATCCGGGCGCTGCCCGGCATCGGCGACTACACGGCGGGGGCCGTCGCCTCGATCGCCTTCGACCTGCCGCGACCGGCGGTGGACGGCAACGTGTTCCGGGTCCTCTCGCGCCTCTTTCTCGTCGAGGACGACATCGCCAGGCCCCAGAGCCGCAAGCGCTTCGAGGATCTCACCGCACGGCTGATCCCCACCGGTGGGGCCCGGTGGTTCAACCAGGCCCTGATGGAGCTCGGGGCGACGGTTTGCACCCCCCGGCAGGCGGCGTGCGCCTCCTGCCCGCTCGCGGCGCTCTGCGGGGCGAAAGCCGCCGGTCGGGTCGAAGAGCTGCCCGTCAAGAGCAAGAAGGCTCCGCCGCGGCCCGTGACGTTCGCGGTCGGCCTGATCGCCGATCCCCTGGGCCGGCTGCTCATCATCCGCAGGCCGACAAAAGGCCTGCTCGGTGGGCTCTGGGAGTTCCCGACCTTCGAACTCTTGGCCGAGGTCGAGCCGGCCACGGGGCTAGCGCTCGCCTGGTCCGAGCGGTTCGGCCCGGGGCTGGCCGCGGTGACGCCTCTGGTGACGGTCTCGCACCAGTTCACCCACCTCAGCGCCGTTTACCGGGCCTTCACGGCCCACCCCGCCGCCGGGGCGGTCCTGCCCGGCGAAACGGACGATCGGCGCTGGGTGCACCCGGAGGGCCTGGAGGCGT